A stretch of Aythya fuligula isolate bAytFul2 chromosome 1, bAytFul2.pri, whole genome shotgun sequence DNA encodes these proteins:
- the IFT27 gene encoding intraflagellar transport protein 27 homolog → MVKLGAKCLLAGDPAVGKSALAQMFRSDGAHFQKNYTLTTGIELLVKAVSVPETSDSVEFFIFDSAGKDLFSEMLEKLWEQPNVLCLVYDVTNEQSFNNCAKWLEKLRAQAVGMHIPGVLVGNKTDLVGRRVVEQKQAQEWADKHGLEYCEMSVKEMRNFEAPFHILAKSFHQLYKEKVETFRSLA, encoded by the exons aTGGTGAAGCTGGGCGCCAAGTGCCTGCTGGCAG gtgatcCAGCTGTGGGGAAGAGTGCTTTGGCCCAGATGTTCCGCAGTGATGGGGctcattttcagaagaactACACGCTG ACAACGGGCATTGAACTGTTGGTGAAGGCTGTATCAGTTCCAGAGACAAGTGATAGTGTG gaattcttcatttttgacTCTGCAGGAAAAGATCTATTTTCCGAGATGCTGGAGAAACTG TGGGAGCAACCAAACGTCCTGTGCCTTGTGTATGATGTCACTAATGAGCAATCCTTCAACAACTGTGCCAAGTGGCTGGAGAAGCTGAGAGCTCAAGCAGTTGGAATGCACATCCCAG gtGTCTTAGTGGGGAACAAAACAGATCTGGTTGGTCGTCGAGTTGTGGAGCAGAAACAAGCACAGGAGTGGGCTGACAAGCATGGCCTGGAATACTGTGAGATGTCAGTG aaggAGATGAGAAATTTTGAGGCCCCTTTCCACATCCTGGCAAAGTCATTCCACCAACTGTACAAAGAGAAAGTGGAAACCTTTCGCTCACTAGCTTGA